The following proteins are encoded in a genomic region of Oryctolagus cuniculus chromosome 6, mOryCun1.1, whole genome shotgun sequence:
- the LOC138850242 gene encoding ral guanine nucleotide dissociation stimulator-like, protein MLYLAEVCAMRTLQPDTKEMLLDALVPGPLGKRICYFNTFLCTYSDFSTIPYYLDQIFDRNMASCLQSCKAKYKAEFCDRTDLLLLKMKVGSKQVRLPRGDLQTHACFLRVRMAYPNPTQAEAVAPALFARLQSCQTLALEPDSPLLTELEPLLETGSISKLRLPPCTESAPKTTTKVSCACPGPANNQPRKMASITTFPAKLLAEQFTLMDAVSSGLVSAGPGPNTPLAPASPQLPRPESSGLAAVQASGPTTYVTGPMSSLPRLPFSHGWQRGHPNHTSCTVTLQIN, encoded by the exons atgctctacttggcagaggtctgtgccatgcggaccctacagccagacactaaagagatgctgctggatgccctggtcccgggccccctgggaaaaaggatctgctacttcaacaccttcctgtgtacatacagcgacttctccaccattccgtattacttagaccagatattcgacag gaacatggcttcctgtttgcaaagctgcaaagccaagtacaaggccgaattctgTGATCGCACGGATCTCCTGCTTCtaaagatgaaggtcggatccaagcaggtccgcttgcccagaggagacctgcagacccatgcgtgctttctgcgtgtcaggatggcctacccaaatcccacacaggcagaagcagtcg ctcctgctctatttgccaggctgcagtcatgccaaacactggctttagagccagattccccactgctcacagagctagaacctcttctggagacaggatccatttcaaaactgaggctgccaccatgcacagaatcagcaccaaagacaactaccaaagtctcctgcgcatgtccgggacctgcaaacaaccagcctcgcaagatggctagcatcaccacattccccgccaagctgctggcggaacagttcacactgatggacgcggtgagcagcgggcttgtctcggcagggccaggcccgaacacccctttggcaccagcctccccacagctgccccgaccagaatccagtggcctggctgcagttcaggcttcaggtcccaccacctatgtgactggaccaatgtcttcactcccaaggctgcctttctcccatggctggcagagagggcacccaaaccacaccagctgcacagtgactctccagatcaactga